From the genome of Polyangiaceae bacterium, one region includes:
- a CDS encoding amino acid permease, whose protein sequence is MTSVVPGFRRQLTLFDVLCIGVNATVGSGVFALPDDMHRAMGGYSPFAFLLCALMLMPVALCFAELSGRHVETGGTYLYARNAFGNSIGFVVGWFCWANTFVSWAANATLFVELAGMRSPIASSACSAALVLALGIVNYFGVKLGANLVNLMVIGKVGAILCFLVVAIAAFDPSHLGGTLPKGALGVGQGIYLALFPLQGFEVAPIAAGETQKPKRNVPLGTVGALLLSALLFVVVQAMLVGVYPRIGAESGQPLVDAARYLGPTIGLVVVIGSLVSVGGFTAGSALGSPRYAQAIAAHGLMPRALARVHDRWGTPHVAIAWTTVITAILAFFFDYRRLVGMSNITVVIQYFFTCVAVPVLRRKEGESQGFRVPGGKIIPVVGAMGSIALVAGADKPEFIFAAATLVLGILVAFGTKQLQKDPT, encoded by the coding sequence GTGACGTCGGTCGTGCCGGGATTTCGCCGGCAACTGACGCTCTTCGACGTCTTGTGCATCGGCGTGAATGCCACCGTCGGCTCGGGCGTGTTCGCCTTGCCGGACGACATGCATCGAGCGATGGGCGGCTACTCTCCATTCGCCTTCTTGCTCTGCGCGCTCATGCTCATGCCCGTGGCGCTGTGTTTTGCCGAGCTGTCCGGACGCCACGTAGAAACGGGCGGCACGTATCTTTATGCTCGTAATGCATTTGGAAATTCCATTGGATTCGTCGTTGGTTGGTTTTGCTGGGCAAATACGTTCGTGAGTTGGGCGGCGAATGCCACACTCTTCGTCGAGCTTGCGGGAATGCGTTCACCGATCGCTTCGTCCGCCTGTTCGGCCGCGCTGGTGCTCGCCCTGGGCATCGTGAATTATTTCGGGGTCAAGCTCGGAGCCAACCTCGTCAATTTGATGGTCATCGGCAAGGTCGGAGCTATTCTTTGTTTTCTCGTCGTGGCCATTGCCGCTTTCGATCCATCGCACCTCGGAGGAACCTTGCCCAAGGGGGCGCTCGGCGTGGGACAAGGCATTTATTTGGCTCTGTTCCCATTGCAAGGATTCGAGGTTGCTCCCATTGCGGCCGGAGAAACGCAGAAGCCGAAACGAAATGTCCCGCTTGGTACGGTCGGCGCGCTTCTCTTGTCGGCGCTCCTCTTCGTCGTCGTGCAAGCGATGCTCGTCGGAGTCTACCCGCGAATTGGTGCCGAATCCGGTCAGCCGCTCGTCGATGCGGCGCGCTATCTGGGCCCCACCATTGGTCTCGTCGTCGTGATCGGAAGTCTCGTCTCGGTCGGCGGCTTTACCGCAGGCAGCGCGCTCGGTTCGCCCAGGTACGCGCAAGCCATTGCAGCGCACGGCCTGATGCCACGCGCGCTGGCACGCGTACACGACCGGTGGGGAACGCCGCACGTCGCAATCGCTTGGACCACGGTCATCACGGCCATTCTCGCGTTTTTCTTCGATTACCGAAGACTCGTGGGAATGTCCAACATCACCGTCGTGATTCAGTACTTTTTCACGTGCGTGGCCGTGCCGGTGTTGCGCAGAAAAGAAGGCGAGTCGCAAGGATTCCGAGTGCCCGGAGGCAAAATCATTCCCGTTGTCGGTGCCATGGGCTCGATTGCGCTCGTTGCGGGCGCGGACAAACCGGAGTTCATTTTTGCCGCCGCAACGCTGGTCCTCGGAATCCTCGTCGCCTTCGGAACGAAGCAATTGCAGAAAGACCCAACGTAA
- a CDS encoding VCBS repeat-containing protein, with the protein MTNTRTFGGRFLRGAIASGRVVTLASILTYAALGCGDDTSTKGNQSTTGGTRNVTCDVGKSPGEVQAPEYRMTLPGQTSWFASPVVRDLDGDGQRELIAAYYSVFVYDSQGNELAEADGGDGRVYAPHIVADLENDGIVDIVYGSDHEVWAYEWKNKTLSVKAGWPASTTTGNNPPEVRGMAAGDIDGDGMLEIVVTTTQTVSAADGGSQVFAFRSDGKLHQPAGIGFAAWPRYNSKTGPGNDADRNGMGHEGYGCYGLNVAIGNIDDDPQLEILATYDNHHIQAFDHDGVAIDAAPYFTNRANEWDGQRLTWGQFIRWADPKVEGDHYNLHTGEWPHPSFAEWLQWTASPPNVVDIDGDGKNEVIGLPNIEKNEPYETQAYAIMVLEGAHGDGSRSAMRKPGWETLPRGDKPIIVDGWYPPGGVPAATTVDIQGDKKPEIVAPFNDGFIRAYGADAKEIWRYDYTHGKSVMYATEVTVADLNQDGSPELVLATYGDPNALDSGYLVVLAADGTVLHDVPLHNTGEQNGNGNGAPAAPAIGDLDGDGQVEIFVQTFEHGLDVFTVPGSAENCMMWTTARGGPLRMGQPNGN; encoded by the coding sequence ATGACGAATACGCGCACTTTCGGCGGTCGTTTTCTTCGCGGCGCCATCGCATCTGGACGTGTCGTGACGCTCGCGTCGATTTTGACTTACGCGGCCCTCGGCTGCGGTGACGATACAAGCACGAAAGGAAACCAAAGCACGACCGGAGGAACGCGCAATGTGACGTGCGACGTCGGCAAGAGCCCAGGAGAAGTGCAAGCGCCGGAATACCGAATGACGCTGCCCGGACAAACGAGTTGGTTTGCGTCGCCGGTCGTTCGAGACTTGGACGGCGACGGACAACGGGAGCTCATTGCTGCATATTACTCGGTTTTCGTGTACGATTCGCAAGGCAATGAGCTTGCGGAGGCCGATGGTGGCGACGGGCGGGTGTATGCACCGCACATCGTGGCCGATCTGGAAAATGACGGTATCGTCGATATCGTCTACGGAAGCGACCATGAAGTATGGGCGTACGAATGGAAAAATAAAACGCTTTCGGTAAAAGCGGGTTGGCCCGCGTCGACGACGACGGGAAACAATCCGCCCGAAGTTCGCGGCATGGCGGCGGGGGACATCGATGGGGACGGCATGCTCGAAATCGTCGTGACGACGACGCAGACCGTGAGCGCCGCCGATGGCGGATCGCAGGTGTTTGCCTTCCGCTCCGACGGCAAACTGCATCAACCGGCGGGAATCGGTTTTGCGGCGTGGCCAAGGTACAACAGCAAAACGGGTCCCGGCAACGATGCGGATCGTAATGGGATGGGTCACGAGGGGTATGGGTGTTATGGCCTCAATGTGGCGATTGGGAACATCGACGACGATCCGCAGCTCGAAATTCTCGCTACGTACGACAATCACCACATTCAAGCCTTCGATCACGATGGCGTGGCGATCGATGCCGCGCCCTATTTCACGAATCGAGCGAACGAATGGGATGGACAGCGGTTGACTTGGGGTCAATTCATTCGCTGGGCGGACCCGAAGGTCGAGGGCGATCATTACAATTTGCACACGGGAGAATGGCCGCATCCTTCTTTTGCAGAATGGTTGCAATGGACTGCGTCTCCTCCCAACGTCGTGGACATCGACGGGGACGGGAAAAACGAAGTCATTGGACTACCAAACATCGAGAAAAACGAACCGTACGAAACGCAAGCTTATGCCATCATGGTGCTGGAAGGCGCCCATGGAGATGGCAGTCGATCTGCAATGCGAAAACCCGGATGGGAAACATTGCCGCGTGGGGACAAACCCATCATCGTGGACGGGTGGTATCCTCCGGGAGGCGTGCCCGCGGCCACCACGGTGGACATTCAAGGTGACAAGAAGCCGGAAATCGTTGCGCCTTTCAATGACGGCTTCATTCGCGCATACGGTGCCGATGCAAAGGAAATCTGGCGATACGATTACACGCACGGCAAGTCCGTCATGTATGCAACCGAAGTGACCGTGGCCGACTTGAATCAGGATGGCTCACCCGAGCTCGTGCTTGCAACATATGGCGATCCGAATGCGCTCGATTCTGGCTATTTGGTCGTCCTGGCTGCGGATGGAACGGTTTTACACGACGTACCACTACACAACACGGGCGAACAAAATGGCAATGGCAATGGAGCGCCCGCGGCGCCGGCCATCGGAGACCTCGACGGCGACGGACAAGTCGAAATCTTCGTGCAAACGTTCGAACACGGGCTCGATGTATTCACCGTCCCAGGTTCGGCGGAAAATTGCATGATGTGGACGACCGCGCGGGGAGGACCACTGCGCATGGGACAACCAAACGGGAACTAG